A section of the Fimbriimonadaceae bacterium genome encodes:
- a CDS encoding pilus assembly protein — MRKPPELGHVEHDRHCLGCTGDVATNAREDVGVTFHRYLFSPRHYDNRRFASRWPRLPGSMNQRGAAAVEFALLLPVLIMVLFGIIEFGVALSRQQVLATASREGARLGIRQSVPRPTAADIQALARRVFTQAGVTGVTPMIAVTGAGGPSGTDLTVTVSAPYQFYVMANVIPALRRTVTLRSRTVMRHE; from the coding sequence ATGCGTAAGCCCCCCGAGCTCGGACATGTCGAACACGACCGCCACTGCCTGGGGTGTACCGGAGACGTCGCCACGAATGCGCGTGAGGATGTAGGGGTGACGTTCCACCGCTATTTGTTCAGCCCTAGGCATTACGACAACCGCCGGTTCGCCAGCCGGTGGCCTCGATTGCCAGGCAGTATGAACCAGCGAGGCGCCGCTGCCGTTGAGTTTGCCCTCTTGCTTCCCGTCTTGATCATGGTTCTGTTCGGGATCATCGAGTTCGGCGTTGCGTTGTCCCGGCAACAGGTGCTGGCCACGGCTAGTCGGGAGGGGGCGCGTCTCGGCATTCGACAGTCCGTACCGAGGCCGACTGCTGCCGACATTCAGGCACTGGCACGCAGGGTGTTTACCCAGGCAGGAGTGACCGGCGTGACGCCCATGATTGCCGTCACTGGCGCGGGTGGCCCTAGCGGGACCGATCTGACCGTGACGGTGTCGGCACCCTATCAGTTTTATGTGATGGCAAATGTCATCCCGGCACTCAGAAGAACTGTGACGCTCCGCTCGCGCACGGTGATGCGACATGAGTAG